The following are from one region of the Cyanobium gracile PCC 6307 genome:
- a CDS encoding glycosyltransferase family 2 protein yields MNRSSLNLRLYLAARAVVHSSRRRIPRALLPPRRPLGDRFTIAITTFEARYESYFRSLYRSLRRTFPEVPILVAVNGHGDPASQSRYLERLCAELASGEPPHCRFLLHERVVGLCQMWNELLQASPTATTLVLNDDLRIDPYLRRWAEAMAWESVDLSLLNNTWSHFAIGRHCWERIGAFDQSFSGIGFEDMDYTARASLAGVGIEGVACPYLHHANDEPATTSFDGQSERVWGKYTSANQVVFVRKWERCPEHEGTYIRQLGHHVRPVAPLPHLPVPPPIPAEPGIVYLDRTP; encoded by the coding sequence ATGAACCGCTCCTCCCTCAACCTGCGCCTCTACCTCGCCGCCCGGGCCGTTGTGCACAGCAGCCGCCGCCGCATCCCGCGGGCGCTGCTGCCGCCGCGGCGGCCCCTGGGCGATCGCTTCACGATCGCGATCACCACCTTCGAGGCCCGCTACGAGAGCTACTTCCGTTCCCTCTACCGCTCCCTGCGACGCACGTTCCCCGAGGTGCCGATCCTGGTGGCCGTCAACGGCCACGGCGATCCGGCCAGCCAGAGCCGCTACCTGGAGCGGCTGTGCGCCGAGCTGGCCAGCGGCGAGCCGCCCCACTGCCGCTTCCTGCTGCATGAGCGGGTGGTGGGCCTCTGCCAGATGTGGAACGAACTGCTCCAGGCCAGCCCGACGGCCACCACCCTGGTGCTCAACGACGATCTGCGCATCGACCCCTACCTGCGGCGCTGGGCCGAAGCGATGGCCTGGGAATCGGTGGATCTCAGCCTGCTCAACAACACCTGGTCCCATTTCGCCATCGGCCGACACTGCTGGGAGCGGATCGGTGCCTTCGACCAGAGCTTCAGCGGCATCGGCTTCGAGGACATGGACTACACCGCCCGGGCCTCCCTTGCGGGCGTGGGGATCGAGGGCGTGGCGTGTCCCTACCTGCACCATGCCAATGACGAGCCCGCCACCACCTCCTTCGACGGCCAGTCGGAGCGGGTGTGGGGAAAGTACACCTCCGCCAACCAGGTGGTGTTCGTCCGCAAGTGGGAACGCTGCCCGGAACACGAAGGGACCTACATCCGCCAGCTCGGCCACCACGTGCGGCCCGTCGCCCCCCTGCCGCACCTCCCCGTGCCGCCCCCGATCCCCGCCGAACCCGGGATCGTCTACCTGGATCGGACGCCATGA
- a CDS encoding ABC transporter ATP-binding protein yields MPLLHRIARRLPSPLLAPLTDQRPAARLIRHSAKKYWRLLALNFSTSLAASLSEGATLGIIFLAVSLISAPENSDWSKMSVLGSLNQLPWLQGGLNSALNTRAGRDSLFVLLLATAVALQGLMAATSYVNSVSTAVMGARMGTEITGKLNDRVLSLTFGCASRYRVGDLLNYVGSGGGTVEKEISLANGLLMNSLQLIIYLAILVAISPWLLLVAFAMAAVMQMVQKVLLPRIRRNSQEQQKVSVELSSHQNEQIQGLRLLHSTGQLESSRKRLKALLNESKRLSIRQSKLANIVQPISNMLPIISIAIIAALSLMVFKDRSSGVLPSLVTFIIALQRLNQRVGSLTGLATSYAANSANVERLNQILRDDDKEFIRTGGVPFTALREAIQLDDVSLRYSPDLPQALCSIQLAIGHGQTVALVGSSGAGKSSIADLLVGLYEPTGGRILVDGVDMRTINLASWQQRLGVVSQDTFLFNASIASNIGFGVENASMDDIMAAATKAQASRFIADLPDGYDTKIGERGYRLSGGQRQRISLARAILRRPELLILDEATSALDSQSERLVQQAIEQFERQHTVLVIAHRLSTIVNADVICVLSEGRIVERGRHHELLAQDGQYAKLWSEQSKHPQQKPMTPAPV; encoded by the coding sequence ATGCCGCTTCTCCATCGCATCGCCAGACGACTCCCCAGCCCCCTGCTTGCCCCCCTCACTGACCAGAGACCCGCTGCACGTCTGATCCGGCATTCGGCGAAGAAGTACTGGAGGCTTCTGGCCCTCAACTTCTCCACCAGCCTGGCCGCCAGTCTCAGCGAGGGCGCCACCCTCGGGATCATCTTTCTTGCGGTCAGCCTGATCAGTGCTCCCGAGAACAGTGACTGGAGCAAGATGTCCGTTCTCGGATCTCTCAACCAGCTGCCCTGGCTGCAGGGCGGGCTGAACAGTGCCCTGAACACCCGGGCCGGTCGCGACAGCCTCTTCGTGCTGCTCCTGGCCACTGCCGTGGCCCTGCAGGGCCTGATGGCGGCGACCAGTTATGTCAACAGCGTCAGCACCGCCGTGATGGGTGCCCGGATGGGAACCGAAATCACCGGCAAGCTGAACGATCGGGTCCTCTCCCTGACTTTCGGCTGCGCCAGCCGTTACCGCGTCGGTGACCTGCTCAATTATGTCGGCTCCGGGGGCGGCACCGTTGAGAAGGAGATCAGCCTGGCCAACGGACTGTTGATGAACAGTCTGCAGCTGATCATCTACCTGGCCATCCTGGTGGCCATCTCCCCCTGGCTTCTGCTGGTCGCCTTTGCGATGGCCGCTGTCATGCAGATGGTCCAGAAGGTGCTGCTGCCACGGATCCGCAGGAATTCTCAGGAGCAGCAGAAAGTGAGCGTCGAGCTCTCCAGCCATCAGAACGAACAGATCCAGGGTCTGCGGCTGCTGCACAGCACAGGCCAGCTCGAAAGCTCCAGAAAAAGGCTGAAGGCGCTGCTCAATGAAAGCAAGCGACTGTCGATACGGCAGAGCAAGCTTGCCAACATCGTCCAGCCGATTTCCAACATGCTGCCGATCATCTCGATCGCCATCATCGCGGCGCTCAGCCTGATGGTGTTCAAGGACCGCAGCAGCGGCGTCCTGCCGAGCCTGGTGACGTTCATCATCGCCCTCCAGAGACTCAACCAGCGGGTCGGCAGCCTGACGGGCCTGGCCACGAGCTATGCCGCCAACAGTGCCAACGTCGAGCGGCTCAACCAGATCCTGCGCGACGACGACAAGGAATTCATCCGCACCGGCGGTGTGCCGTTCACGGCCCTGCGCGAGGCGATCCAGCTGGATGATGTCTCGTTGCGCTACAGCCCCGACCTGCCCCAGGCCCTCTGCTCCATCCAGCTCGCCATCGGCCACGGCCAGACGGTCGCCCTCGTCGGCTCCAGTGGCGCCGGCAAGAGCTCCATCGCCGATCTGCTGGTGGGTCTCTACGAACCCACCGGCGGAAGGATCCTCGTCGACGGCGTCGACATGCGGACGATCAATCTGGCCAGCTGGCAGCAGCGCCTGGGGGTCGTCAGCCAGGACACCTTCCTGTTCAACGCCAGCATCGCCAGCAATATCGGCTTCGGCGTCGAGAACGCCTCCATGGACGACATCATGGCCGCAGCCACCAAGGCCCAGGCCTCCCGCTTCATCGCGGATCTCCCCGATGGCTACGACACCAAGATCGGCGAACGGGGCTATCGGCTCAGCGGCGGCCAACGCCAGCGAATCTCACTGGCCAGGGCGATTCTGCGCCGACCTGAGCTGCTGATCCTTGATGAGGCCACCAGCGCCCTCGACAGCCAGAGCGAACGGCTGGTGCAACAGGCGATCGAACAGTTCGAACGCCAGCACACTGTTCTCGTGATTGCCCACCGGCTCAGTACAATCGTCAATGCCGACGTGATCTGTGTCCTTTCGGAGGGAAGGATCGTGGAGCGGGGCCGCCACCATGAGCTGCTCGCCCAGGACGGTCAGTACGCGAAGCTCTGGAGCGAGCAATCCAAACATCCCCAGCAGAAGCCGATGACTCCAGCCCCCGTCTGA
- a CDS encoding TIGR03790 family protein, whose amino-acid sequence MLPLALAASGSPWGDSRSNDAGPPSRGPLDHRHLAIIVNAADPLSETIGRQYQAARLIPPDQVIRVRFAPGEASLNPALFRRIKASVDRRTPAHVQVYALAWAAPYRVGCQSITSAFSLGLDPRFCASGCRTTALSPLFARGDVRRPWDQLRIRPSMMLAATSAAAARRLIQQGVASDGTAPPGTAYLLSTGDARRNRRAAGYGRVKAAIDSRLRVRIILGDTLVGAQDVMAYVTGLAFPAGVRTNRFRPGAVADHLTSFGGQLTDSPQMSALRWLEAGATGSYGTVVEPCNFTAKFPDPGLLLSYYLRGDTLIESYWRSVAMPGQGVFIGEPLARPWPGHGALSPGDGAGARPRRVR is encoded by the coding sequence TTGCTGCCGCTGGCCCTGGCGGCCAGCGGCAGCCCATGGGGTGACAGCCGCTCCAACGACGCCGGACCGCCCTCCCGCGGCCCCCTCGACCATCGCCACCTGGCGATCATCGTCAACGCCGCCGATCCCCTCAGCGAGACCATCGGCCGGCAGTACCAGGCGGCCCGGCTGATCCCCCCGGACCAGGTGATCCGGGTGCGCTTCGCGCCCGGGGAAGCCTCGCTGAACCCTGCCCTGTTCCGCCGCATCAAGGCCAGCGTCGACCGCCGGACCCCGGCCCATGTCCAGGTCTATGCCCTGGCCTGGGCGGCCCCGTACCGGGTCGGCTGCCAGTCGATCACCAGCGCCTTCAGCCTCGGCCTCGATCCCCGCTTCTGCGCCAGCGGTTGCCGCACCACAGCCCTGAGCCCCCTGTTCGCCCGCGGTGACGTGCGCCGCCCATGGGATCAGCTGCGCATCCGGCCCAGCATGATGCTGGCCGCCACCAGCGCGGCGGCAGCCAGGCGTCTGATCCAGCAGGGGGTGGCCTCGGACGGGACCGCACCGCCGGGAACCGCCTACCTGCTGAGCACCGGCGATGCCCGGCGCAACCGTCGGGCCGCCGGTTACGGCAGGGTCAAGGCCGCCATCGACTCCCGCCTGCGGGTGCGGATCATCCTCGGCGACACCCTGGTGGGAGCCCAGGACGTGATGGCCTACGTCACGGGGCTGGCCTTCCCCGCGGGCGTGCGCACCAACCGCTTCCGGCCCGGTGCCGTCGCCGATCACCTCACTTCCTTCGGCGGGCAGCTGACGGACAGCCCGCAGATGAGCGCGCTGCGCTGGCTCGAGGCCGGCGCCACCGGCAGTTACGGCACCGTGGTGGAACCGTGCAACTTCACGGCCAAGTTCCCCGATCCCGGGCTGCTGCTCAGCTATTACCTCCGGGGCGACACCCTGATCGAGAGCTACTGGCGCAGTGTGGCCATGCCCGGGCAGGGGGTCTTCATCGGGGAGCCCCTGGCCAGGCCCTGGCCAGGGCACGGGGCCCTCAGCCCTGGTGACGGCGCTGGTGCCAGGCCCAGGCGTGTTCGATGA
- a CDS encoding glycosyltransferase family 2 protein — protein MVEAPLPSSRRLYGWPESPGLTVPERFNTDPDRPLFSIVIPTLNQGPYIEDTLLSILWQGYDNVEIIVVDGGSTDDTPAVLERYRPWISVLISEPDRGQSDAINKGFRRASGSILAWLNSDDLYLPGAFRTVLEAFAAQPGGRWVIGSGDIISADQQFLRHVPARAGSEQTLLAIENDCFLLQQSCFWSASLWQEAGGQVDESLSLLMDYDLWWRFSRRCTGIVTQEKLGAMRYYATVKTRRQGERFPAELATIYARYGASASLDRLVQQLLAETSALGERLSALERQLPVRLLRRLRLLPRP, from the coding sequence GTGGTTGAGGCGCCCCTGCCCAGCTCCCGCCGCCTCTATGGCTGGCCCGAGAGCCCCGGCCTCACCGTGCCAGAGCGGTTCAACACCGATCCGGATCGACCGCTCTTCTCGATCGTCATCCCCACCCTCAACCAGGGGCCCTACATCGAGGACACCCTGCTCTCGATCCTCTGGCAGGGCTACGACAACGTCGAGATCATCGTGGTGGACGGCGGCAGCACCGACGACACCCCGGCGGTGCTGGAGCGCTACCGCCCCTGGATCTCGGTGCTGATCAGCGAGCCCGACCGGGGCCAGTCGGACGCCATCAACAAGGGATTCCGCCGGGCCAGCGGATCGATCCTGGCCTGGCTCAACTCCGACGACCTCTATCTCCCCGGTGCCTTCCGCACCGTGCTGGAGGCCTTCGCCGCCCAGCCTGGCGGCCGCTGGGTGATCGGCAGCGGCGACATCATCAGCGCCGACCAGCAGTTCCTGCGCCACGTCCCCGCCCGGGCGGGATCGGAGCAGACTCTGCTGGCGATCGAGAACGACTGCTTCCTGCTCCAGCAGAGTTGCTTCTGGAGCGCCTCCCTCTGGCAGGAGGCCGGCGGGCAGGTGGACGAGTCCCTCAGCCTACTGATGGACTACGACCTCTGGTGGCGATTTTCCCGGCGCTGCACCGGCATCGTCACCCAGGAGAAACTGGGTGCCATGCGCTACTACGCCACCGTGAAGACCCGCCGCCAGGGGGAACGGTTTCCGGCCGAACTGGCCACCATCTACGCCCGCTACGGGGCCAGCGCATCGCTCGATCGGCTGGTGCAGCAGCTGCTGGCGGAGACATCCGCCCTCGGCGAGCGGCTCTCGGCCCTGGAGCGCCAGCTGCCGGTGCGGCTGCTGCGTCGCCTGCGGCTGCTCCCCCGACCATGA
- a CDS encoding glycosyltransferase encodes MTTPELFVGITSWNSELFLPHCLEALQATTADLHTRVCVLDNGSTDRSVAIARQRGAEVVQRRCSQPEALNALLNRSRSPYTLLLHADVILLAPDWFELCRSRLGEGVALVSPQDIGCGPLTRPFGAGMPESSFLLMHTRRFLRCRRLHWRRKGRLPRPRYEIDFHGPHITHHLPRELQRQKLGWVPMDVYVSNRASEPLFTPASPPAVWSDELAYLRYGLGNFYGLDGTITHYHNWYDRIAAREKSESAPNPARKDFPVDFIRSYTNRLLEDYGAGRLELPTDLSTTRTPRAL; translated from the coding sequence ATGACGACACCCGAACTCTTCGTCGGCATCACCAGCTGGAACAGCGAGCTGTTTCTGCCCCACTGCCTGGAGGCCCTCCAAGCCACCACCGCGGACCTCCACACCCGCGTCTGCGTGCTGGACAACGGCTCCACCGACCGCTCGGTGGCCATCGCCCGGCAGCGGGGGGCCGAGGTGGTGCAGCGCCGCTGCAGCCAGCCGGAGGCGCTCAATGCCCTGCTGAACCGATCGCGCTCCCCCTACACCCTGCTGCTGCATGCGGACGTGATCCTGCTGGCACCGGACTGGTTCGAGCTGTGCCGCTCCCGGCTGGGGGAGGGGGTGGCCCTGGTGTCACCCCAGGACATCGGCTGCGGACCGCTCACTCGCCCCTTCGGCGCCGGCATGCCGGAGAGCTCCTTCCTGCTGATGCACACCCGGCGGTTCCTCCGCTGCCGGCGCCTCCACTGGCGGCGCAAGGGGCGCCTGCCGCGGCCCCGCTACGAGATCGACTTCCACGGCCCCCACATCACCCACCACCTGCCGCGGGAGCTCCAGCGGCAGAAGCTCGGCTGGGTGCCCATGGATGTCTACGTGTCCAACCGGGCCAGCGAACCGCTGTTCACGCCGGCCTCGCCACCGGCGGTCTGGAGCGACGAGCTGGCCTACCTGCGCTACGGCCTCGGCAACTTCTACGGCCTCGACGGCACCATCACCCACTACCACAACTGGTACGACCGGATCGCCGCCCGGGAGAAGAGTGAATCGGCACCGAACCCCGCGCGCAAGGATTTCCCGGTGGACTTCATCCGCTCCTACACAAACCGGCTGCTGGAGGACTACGGCGCCGGCCGGCTGGAGCTGCCCACCGACCTCAGCACCACCCGCACCCCCAGGGCGCTCTAG
- a CDS encoding asparagine synthase C-terminal domain-containing protein produces the protein MTIQIGDHRLTCIGYTDSTEADLLGRFLRQGSRALAETQGEYTLVIETDAGDVTVVTSPVGATHYYVLEHDGRLFHGDRVAEILRRSGLTWRWNWQALGDLCQLENLTDNQTLHPAIRRVPPGSVLHFTDGRVCLHSVAVLDGIPSAPADPDAAVDALNDAVLRLAGDNPYLSLSGGFDSRVILASMLGQGLRPHLITMGREEATDVQVARRMASRFDLPHQLINLDLEEFFAHGPCISSLTNGTKTAWHWHTFLYPLKAKIPADATFFVGTLGEFARTYYFDRGWLGRIASLAPEAALSQFWRLKVERHLSFSAEELQHLAPPLAAQLMPEGRSQRAARLAGFCRGGFLEGLTRYYFEQRVPNFYANGICMYRASSAWRSPFHDRRWIEAIWNLPDGWKLGSNWHRHAIARNCPELLSFPEENGFDKSRMLAKAPPLYWTPPMRRARYISYDLSADWYRDPRMHAFLREHGGLIDDLVDPDLLRRILDAHRNGTDRTRTLAFLLTLIFWKQVITP, from the coding sequence ATGACCATCCAGATCGGCGACCACCGGCTCACCTGCATCGGCTACACCGACAGCACCGAGGCGGATCTGCTGGGACGCTTCCTGCGCCAGGGGAGCCGCGCCCTTGCCGAGACGCAGGGGGAGTACACGCTGGTGATCGAGACCGACGCCGGGGACGTGACCGTGGTCACCTCGCCGGTGGGGGCCACCCATTACTACGTGCTGGAACACGACGGCCGCCTCTTCCACGGCGACCGGGTGGCCGAGATCCTGCGCCGCAGCGGCCTGACCTGGCGCTGGAACTGGCAGGCCCTCGGCGATCTCTGCCAGCTGGAGAACCTGACCGACAACCAGACCCTCCACCCGGCGATCCGGCGGGTGCCCCCCGGCAGCGTTCTCCACTTCACCGATGGCAGGGTCTGCCTCCACTCCGTCGCGGTCCTCGATGGGATCCCATCGGCCCCCGCCGACCCCGACGCCGCCGTCGATGCTCTCAACGACGCGGTCCTGCGGCTGGCGGGGGACAACCCCTATCTGTCCCTGTCGGGCGGGTTCGATTCGCGGGTGATTCTGGCGTCGATGCTGGGCCAGGGTCTGCGGCCCCATCTGATCACGATGGGGCGGGAGGAGGCGACCGACGTCCAGGTGGCCCGCCGCATGGCCAGCCGCTTCGATCTGCCCCACCAGCTGATCAACCTGGACCTGGAGGAGTTCTTCGCCCACGGACCCTGCATCTCCAGCCTCACCAACGGCACCAAAACCGCCTGGCACTGGCACACCTTTCTCTATCCGCTGAAGGCCAAGATTCCCGCCGATGCCACGTTCTTCGTCGGCACCCTGGGGGAATTCGCCCGCACTTACTACTTCGACCGGGGCTGGCTCGGCCGGATCGCTTCTCTGGCTCCCGAAGCCGCCTTGAGCCAGTTCTGGCGCCTGAAAGTGGAGCGTCATCTCAGCTTCTCAGCCGAGGAACTGCAGCATCTGGCCCCGCCGCTGGCCGCCCAGTTGATGCCGGAGGGTCGCAGCCAACGCGCCGCCAGGCTTGCCGGCTTCTGTCGGGGAGGCTTCCTCGAAGGTCTCACCCGGTACTACTTCGAGCAGCGGGTGCCCAATTTCTACGCCAATGGGATCTGCATGTACCGGGCCTCCAGCGCCTGGCGATCCCCCTTCCACGACCGCCGCTGGATCGAAGCGATCTGGAATCTCCCCGATGGTTGGAAGCTGGGCTCCAACTGGCACCGCCATGCCATTGCCCGCAACTGCCCGGAGCTGCTCAGCTTTCCCGAGGAGAACGGCTTCGACAAGAGCCGGATGCTGGCCAAGGCCCCTCCCCTCTACTGGACGCCGCCCATGCGGAGGGCCCGGTACATCAGCTACGACCTCAGCGCCGACTGGTACCGCGACCCCAGGATGCACGCCTTCCTGCGGGAGCACGGCGGACTGATCGACGACCTGGTGGATCCCGACCTGCTCCGCCGGATTCTGGATGCCCATCGCAACGGCACCGACAGGACCCGAACCCTGGCTTTCCTGCTGACCCTGATCTTCTGGAAGCAGGTGATCACCCCATGA
- a CDS encoding glycosyltransferase family 8 protein, whose protein sequence is MIIACTIDNNYIRHCAVMLKSLQLSNPTESLSVYILHGVIDAAERARLAAYLGEFLPSVSFLQLDEQMLAGFPVFGHISLATYFRLLLPAALPHAVEKVLYLDSDLIVVDSLRDLWESPLEGNSIGAVEEHNQDFDRNRLGLAEGSLVFNAGAMLIDLGRWRRESILANGLEFARTHPERIKHWDQDVLNSLLEARWRPLDWRWNALPHLWMHPEYTCADTPLGRQAELARASPAVIHFAGSGVAKPWHHRCTHPWRQRYLEIRQQTPWAHLPLEGTPDTSLGERLGRLRFRVKRAGKEMLGRLAPRNR, encoded by the coding sequence ATGATCATTGCCTGCACGATTGATAATAACTACATCCGGCACTGCGCCGTGATGCTGAAATCCCTGCAGCTCTCCAATCCAACCGAAAGCCTCAGCGTCTATATACTCCACGGCGTCATCGATGCCGCAGAACGAGCTCGGCTGGCGGCCTACCTCGGTGAATTTCTGCCTTCGGTCTCCTTCCTGCAGCTGGATGAGCAGATGCTCGCGGGTTTTCCCGTCTTTGGTCATATCAGCCTGGCCACCTATTTCCGGCTGCTGCTGCCGGCGGCCCTTCCCCATGCGGTGGAGAAGGTCCTCTACCTGGATTCCGATCTGATCGTCGTCGACTCCCTGCGGGACCTCTGGGAGTCGCCACTGGAGGGAAACAGCATCGGTGCGGTGGAGGAACACAACCAGGACTTCGACCGCAACCGCCTCGGCCTGGCAGAAGGCTCCCTGGTCTTCAATGCCGGGGCGATGCTGATCGATCTGGGCCGCTGGCGCCGGGAGAGCATCCTGGCCAACGGGCTGGAATTCGCCCGCACCCATCCCGAGCGGATCAAGCACTGGGACCAAGACGTGCTCAATTCCCTGCTCGAGGCCCGCTGGCGGCCGCTCGACTGGCGCTGGAACGCCCTGCCCCACCTCTGGATGCATCCGGAGTACACCTGCGCCGACACCCCCTTGGGCCGGCAGGCGGAGCTGGCCCGGGCGAGCCCCGCCGTGATCCACTTCGCGGGCTCGGGGGTGGCCAAGCCCTGGCACCATCGCTGCACCCACCCCTGGCGGCAGCGGTACCTGGAGATCCGCCAGCAGACTCCCTGGGCACACCTGCCCCTGGAGGGCACCCCCGACACCTCCCTGGGTGAACGGCTCGGACGACTGCGCTTCCGGGTCAAACGGGCCGGCAAGGAGATGCTCGGCCGGCTGGCCCCCCGGAACCGATGA
- a CDS encoding glycosyltransferase family 4 protein, with the protein MATRSGAPLLLLWLLRWLMEHGQDIEPAVVLLSDGPLRPEFEALAPTVAWSQPLFQPLRERLATRLGRGTPTSPAGLLEAAIRRHKPDLIYLNTLVLGKHLKGLSTDPTLPACLSHVHELETTLATMSTPEAVARQLALSSEVVACAERVKQSLQAHHGLPLSRCTVIPEFVPFSAQDLVPTTEPVPPLKGNAADPLMRRLEVAVENGTFVFGFAGQAIARKGFDLFPQLVRECERVFAGTPFLAVWLGAAAAQEQVIVARRDLCLMQLEHRALLLPPMPTGISVIRRYAVHGLLSREDPYPVVALEAAVTAVPTVCFRSSGGIADFVADGCGVAVDYLDLRAFATALHRLSADPESRRRLGERSRAKVFRESSIDVVAPQLLASMERAMAAGARRG; encoded by the coding sequence ATGGCCACCCGCAGCGGTGCCCCCCTGCTGCTGCTGTGGCTGTTGCGCTGGCTGATGGAACACGGGCAAGACATCGAGCCGGCCGTGGTGCTGCTCAGCGATGGGCCCCTGCGGCCGGAGTTCGAAGCCCTCGCCCCCACGGTCGCCTGGAGCCAACCCCTCTTCCAACCCCTGCGTGAGCGGCTTGCCACCAGGCTGGGTAGGGGCACCCCCACCAGTCCAGCCGGCCTCCTTGAGGCTGCGATAAGGCGCCACAAGCCCGACTTGATCTACCTGAACACCTTGGTGCTGGGCAAGCACCTCAAGGGCCTCAGCACCGACCCGACCCTGCCAGCCTGTCTGAGCCACGTGCATGAGCTCGAAACAACGCTCGCCACGATGAGCACCCCGGAGGCTGTGGCCCGCCAGCTGGCCCTCTCCAGCGAAGTGGTGGCCTGCGCCGAAAGGGTGAAGCAATCCCTTCAGGCCCATCACGGCCTCCCGCTCAGCCGCTGCACGGTGATTCCGGAGTTCGTTCCATTTTCTGCACAAGACCTTGTTCCGACGACCGAGCCCGTCCCACCCCTGAAGGGGAACGCGGCGGATCCGCTCATGAGGCGCCTTGAGGTCGCCGTTGAGAACGGCACTTTCGTCTTCGGGTTCGCCGGCCAGGCGATCGCCCGAAAGGGGTTCGATCTCTTCCCGCAGCTGGTACGGGAATGCGAACGGGTCTTCGCCGGAACGCCCTTCCTTGCTGTCTGGCTCGGCGCCGCAGCGGCCCAGGAGCAGGTGATCGTGGCCCGACGAGATCTATGCCTGATGCAATTGGAACACCGTGCCCTGCTCCTCCCGCCCATGCCCACCGGCATCAGTGTCATCCGGCGCTACGCGGTCCATGGGTTGCTTTCACGGGAGGATCCCTACCCCGTGGTCGCCCTGGAGGCGGCCGTCACGGCCGTGCCCACCGTGTGCTTCCGCAGCAGTGGGGGGATCGCGGACTTCGTGGCCGATGGCTGCGGCGTGGCGGTGGACTATCTGGATCTTCGGGCCTTCGCTACTGCCCTGCATCGGCTCAGCGCGGACCCGGAGAGCCGTCGGCGTCTGGGCGAGCGCAGCCGGGCCAAGGTGTTCCGGGAGTCCAGCATCGACGTCGTGGCACCCCAACTGCTGGCATCCATGGAGCGGGCCATGGCGGCCGGAGCCCGCCGTGGTTGA